The sequence GTAAATTCCAACTATTTTCAACAGCCAGAGCAACCAAACTgcttaaatttaattaaattttggaTTGAATTATATTTGGGATGCAAGAGTATGATAAGGTCCAAGTCCCATGAGGAAGCTGACCAACCACTTATTGGTCTGGgaagaaaaccataaaaattGGTAACATTTGGGTCTGACAGAGAATTCTGTTTTCAACAGCCAGCGCACACCAATTATATTGGTTTAATTACATTTCAGATTCAACCATTACTTAATGCAATGAGGTTTGGGATGAGGTGTGGGATGAGGTGATGAATGCAGTGAAAAGATAAAAGGACCACTTCCTAAACTCACCATGATTTTTCCACGATGTTCCTGCTGATGCTGATGGTTTTGTTGTAGACTTTTAACTGTCACCACGGCAATGGACAATGTGAGGTTGTCACTTTGGTGGCCATTCTGCACCAACACctggaatcccaccaaatttTGGGTGTCCTCACACAACCCAACCAGCAGGTAAGACACACATCCCCTGGAAGATACACCTCCTTTGATTAAAGGTCTCATAGTGAGTGGCTCCAACAGTGGTGCAGACCGCAGAAATTTTGGGATAACAATCCTAGATCCCCTACTCCACCTCGCATTCCTCCTTAGTGGTACAACCAGAATCCCGGCACACTGCCTGCCGCCGCTCCGCATCACACGCAGAGTGCTGGGTGCAAGTGAGGTCACTCCAAAATTCCTCGCCAAGGCCATAGAAGAGACCTTGAAGGACACAGCCACATTCAGAGGGGGCAGCGCAGGTGTTGGCATCAAGGACACACAGGTGTCCACGCAGGTGTTGACAGTGGAACAGCGGGATGACACAGTGGGGATGTTGCAGGTAGGGAGgcaggctgtgggtgctgttGGGCAGGCAAGTGAGAGCTGgacagggagggagagagcagTCAGGGTGAGGCGGCACATAGTGGGACAGACATCTTTGACTATCTGTATTACCCTGGAGTCTCCATGGATTTTAAGGAGTCTCCattgattttttgaagtctCTATGGACTTCCTGGACACTCTGCCTGGACTTTCTGGAGTCTCTGCAGACTTCCTGGGTTTCCTGCTCAGACTTTCTAGAGACTCCATGGACTTTGTGGACTTTCTACATGGACTTTCTAGAATCTCCCTGGATTTCCAAGGATTTCCTGCTTGGATCTGCTGCCGTAACCTTTCCCAAGCCATGAGTCCCTGGATCTTTAGTCCCACATTAATTAGGCTCTGCCCACCCCAAGGAGTATTTTCACCCAACCATCCTCTATTCATGACATCCCACTGTTGTCCTCCAATTGGAAACATTGATCCCTCCTCCTGGCAGTTATCAGCATAGATCTCGAAGGTATGGCACAGCACAGTGCGATGCCCCTCATTGGCACACAGGTCGTAGATGCAGTTCTTCACATAGATATTGGGACTGATAGCATCATGACATGACCAGAATGGCCTAGAATGTTGGAACAGCTTCCCACACCAGGTCTCTACCTTGTATGTCACCACCTGGTCCCATCCACACAGCTTACAGTCCCCACTACAGGCGTCCAGGCAGTGGCCACTCTTACTGGTCACCTTCCAGCTCCGCGCAAACTCCACAATATCACACACCTGTTTACCATCAAGACAGAGTGCATGATCCCAGAGGTCCCTGTTGTTCCTGCACATTCCGCAGACTTTTCCAGAAAGAGCAGCTGGAAGTTTGATTACTACATGATCATCCCACTTGTAGAGGACTTTCAGCTTGAAATTTGACTGGATCAGCATGGATTTACCCTTCTGGTGCATGTGGAGCTTCCCATGGGAGGAGATGGGGAGGTGCGAGCGGTGGCTGTTCACCTGCAGAACAACAACCATCAAAACAACCAAAATCCATCAAAATTGGGTACAGAGTTCAAGAAAACTAGAAGTGTTTTCATGCAAGGGTTACCTGCACACCAGGAAATCTAGGAATTATTTAGGAAAAGACCCTCAAGATCATTGCTAAATATGTAATTTCAgcaaaaaatttttaaaattgggaAATGATGATGGTTTTTGCTTTCCCTCACCATCCCATTCTCTGatgggacagcagtgacagtgacGTTGTCGACATGGATGGTGATGGAGCCAATGGAGGAAATTTTGGAGCCCCATTTGCCCTTTTTTTGACCTCAACAGAGAAGGCAGGAAGGGTGGGATCGGGATCGCAGATGGTGGTCACGGTGTAGGCACATGTTCCCATGAAATCAAAGGTCTTTCCATCAAAACTGCAGTAGTGTGGCCCGCCAGCAAGCCAATAGGTGGAGAAAGTCTCCTGGATGCACTCTGGCTGTCCATCCATCTCACACCTCTCATCGCATACCAAATCCTCACAGGAGAGCAGTGTGGGGActgaaaaaaaggggaaaacctATCCATGGTCAACTGCACAACACCCAACCACTGGGGTGACACAACAATGGACTGACTGTActcactggcagcacagagTCCCAGGAAGCCATATCCAGCGTGACTCTGGAACCCAAACACCAAAAGCCCAATGGGCATCTGTGAGTTCTCAGCGCTCTGCATTGTTGCACTCAGGGTGATGCTGGCCCAGGAGAAATCTGTGCTAGGAATGGCCCGCCATGCCACGGTGTTCTCTGGAGGATGATTGAgggtggtggtggcagtggcagtggtgGGTGCAATGAGGATGGCATGGTTATACTGGCTGGGCACACTGCTGAAGTGGAACGCAGTGCAACGGGCGCTGACAGGTGGGACAACGAGGAAGGGATCTCGCCAAGATGATCCGCTGAAAACACCAcctgcactgcc is a genomic window of Lonchura striata isolate bLonStr1 chromosome 21, bLonStr1.mat, whole genome shotgun sequence containing:
- the LOC110482791 gene encoding uncharacterized protein LOC110482791 translates to MHQKGKSMLIQSNFKLKVLYKWDDHVVIKLPAALSGKVCGMCRNNRDLWDHALCLDGKQLSLACPTAPTACLPTCNIPTVSSRCSTVNTCVDTCVSLMPTPALPPLNVAVSFKVSSMALARNFGVTSLAPSTLRVMRSGGRQCAGILVVPLRRNARWSRGSRIVIPKFLRSAPLLEPLTMRPLIKGGVSSRGCVSYLLVGLCEDTQNLVGFQVLVQNGHQSDNLTLSIAVVTVKSLQQNHQHQQEHRGKIMTNESCLRRFGRSC